A genomic stretch from Setaria italica strain Yugu1 chromosome VII, Setaria_italica_v2.0, whole genome shotgun sequence includes:
- the LOC101768858 gene encoding trihelix transcription factor ASIL2 — protein sequence MDDDDDVSPDASPSPASSPGGPPSASLPVADPVTVASAPPGGGYAVALPIHRTAASLYATAGGGGGGGGGGGREDAWSEGATSALIDAWGERFVALGRGSLRHPQWQEVADAVSSRDGYSKAPKSDVQCKNRIDTLKKKYKVERAKPVSSWQFFDRLDFLLAPTYGNKPGSGGGGGGGHNSNSRSPVPAALRVSFPQRSRTPLMPAAASAAKRRPPSPEPSVSSESSDGFPPLPALPAANGKRRRTDEGRADGGSSGDRTQGLRDLAQAIRRFGEAYERVEAAKLDQAAEMERRRIDFARELESQRAQFFLNAQMELTQAKNHASSGVATIPAGATTVGGSSRRMSMATDAGGSSNHHHHSRYRISHGDRHRNAPRSHYQQYHDNNHAAAAAAASEGEQSDEEEEDDEEEESQ from the coding sequence atggacgacgacgacgacgtgtcGCCCGAcgcctccccgtcgccggcctcctccccggGGGGCCCGCCCTCCGCCTCGCTCCCCGTCGCCGACCCCGTCACcgtcgcctccgcgccgccgggggGCGGCTACGCGGTCGCGCTCCCGATCCACCGGACCGCGGCGTCCCTgtacgccaccgccggcggcgggggtgggggcgggggcggcggcgggagggaggacgCGTGGAGCGAGGGCGCCACCTCCGCGCTCATCGACGCCTGGGGGGAGCGGTTCGTCGCTCTCGGCCGCGGCAGCCTCCGCCACCCGCAGTGGCAGGAGGTCGCCGACGCCGTCTCCTCCCGCGACGGCTACTCCAAGGCGCCCAAGTCGGACGTCCAGTGCAAGAACCGCATCGACACGCTCAAGAAGAAGTACAAGGTCGAGAGGGCCAAGCCGGTCTCCTCCTGGCAGTTCTTCGACCGCCTCGACTTTCTCCTCGCGCCCACCTACGGCAACaagcccggctccggcggcggtggcggcggtgggcacAACTCTAACAGCCGCAGCCCGGTCCCTGCAGCGCTGCGGGTGAGCTTTCCGCAGCGCAGCCGTACGCCTCTGATGCCCGCGGCAGCCTCTGCAGCCAAGCGGAGGCCACCTTCCCCCGAACCTTCGGTGTCCTCCGAGTCCTCCGACGGCTTCCCGCCTCTGCCGGCTCTCCCGGCGGCAaacgggaagaggaggaggacggatGAAGGCCGCGCAGACGGTGGCAGCAGCGGCGACCGCACACAGGGCCTCCGTGACCTGGCGCAGGCGATACGCCGCTTTGGCGAGGCGTACGAGCGGGTGGAGGCTGCGAAGCTGGATCAGGCAGCAGAGATGGAGCGTCGGCGCATAGACTTCGCGCGGGAGCTGGAGTCGCAGCGCGCGCAGTTCTTCCTCAACGCGCAGATGGAGCTCACGCAGGCCAAGAATCACGCCTCTTCTGGCGTGGCCACCATCCCTGCTGGTGCTACCACTGTTGGTGGCTCATCTCGTAGAATGTCAATGGCTACCGATGCCGGTGGTAGCAGCAATCACCATCACCATAGCCGGTACCGCATCAGCCACGGTGACCGGCACCGTAATGCCCCACGCTCACATTACCAGCAATACCATGACAACAAtcacgctgccgccgccgctgctgcaagTGAGGGTGAGCAgtccgacgaggaggaggaagacgatgaagaagaagagagccaGTAA